The sequence TTTTGGCAAACGCCACCTTCTGGCCGGCCTGAACGTTCGGTGCTCCGCAAACAACATTAAACTCCTCGGCGCCCGTTGAAACGGCGCAGACTGAAAGCTTATCGGCATTCGGGTGCTTTTTCTTTTCCTTTACAAAACCTACCACTATGTTATCGAACTCAGCGCCCTTCTCCTCAACGTCCTCAACCTCGAGGCCCGAGATGGTGAGCTTATCGATTATTTCAGAAGAAGCAATGCCTTCCAAATCCACATAATCTTTTAACCAGTTAAGAGATATCTTCAAAATAAAACTCCAAAATGTTTTCCTCCGCGGAGGACTTTATCAGCATTAAAACTGCTTTAAAAATCTTAAATCGTTTTCAAAATACATTCTTATGTCGGGTATGTCATATTTCAGTATGGCAATGCGCTCGATGCCCATACCGAAAGCATATCCGGTATACTTTTCAGGATCGTATCCAACGGCCTTAAAGACGTTTGGATCCACCATGCCGCATCCTAAGATTTCAAGCCATCCCGAACCCTTGCACATGCGGCATCCTTTGCCGTGGCATATGTAGCACGTAATATCCATTTCGGCGCTCGGCTCCGTAAACGGGAAAAAGCTCGGGCGGAAGCGGTACTTGAGGTCGCTTCCGTAGAACTGTCTGGCAAATGAAACCAGTGTCCCTTTAAGTTCGGCAAAGGTAACATCCGTATCAACATAAAGCCCCTCCACCTGGTGGAACAGGCAGTAGCTCCTTGCGCTGATGGCTTCGTTGCGGTAAACCTTGCCCGGCATAATAACGCGCACCGGGGGCTCCTGTGAAGTCATTACCCTCACCTGCACGGGCGAGGTATGAGTCCTTAAAAGATAACTTTTATTGACAAAAAATGTATCCTGCATATCCCTTGCCGGGTGGTCCGGCGGGAAATTCAGGGCCTCGAAATTATAATAATCGCTTTCCAGCTCGGGACCTTCAGAAACAGAAAAACCCAAGCCTTTGAAAATTGTTTTAATTTCATCAAGGGTCTGGGTTAAAATGTGCCTGCTGCCGAGTTCAATCTTGCGTCCCGGAAGCGACAGGTCAACCAATGCGTGATCGTGCCCTGAGGCCTGTTCGAGCCTTTCTTTCAGCTCTTCGAATTTCATAGTAACCGAATTACGCAGTTCATTTAAGGATTTTCCGACTGCGGGCTTTTCCTCTCTGGAAACGTCCTTCAGGGCGTCGAAGAGTACGGAAACCAGGCCTTTGCGGCTCAGGTATTTAACCCTCAGATCCTCAAGTGTCTTGAGATCCTGTACTTTCTGAATTTCCTGGCTGAAGTTATTATCAGTCTCTTTTATTGTTTGCAGTATATCCATATCACTTATTTGATGTAGGACGCGGCAGATAAACCTTTTAAAACCCAAAAGCCCGAGAACCGGATTCAAGAAATTTTCCAGAATCAGCCTCAGGATTAAAGCAAAGAATTCCTCTTTTGAAGGGACTCATTTTGCGGTCATATTCTCAGTTTAGCACCGGACCTGAATACAAAAAAAATACTCCCTGGACTTTACATGAAGTAAAGCATTCCAGGGAGGTACAAAAATTAACTAAGACAAATCTTAACTACTTCAGTGAAGGCACCCGGATTTTCAACAGCCATCGCAGCCAGTACTTTTCTATTAATGTTGATGCCTTTGACATTCAAACCATTAATAAGTTTTGAATAGGTAGTTCCATTCAATCTGGCAGCAGCATTGATTCTTGCGATCCAAAGTCTTCTGAATGTTCTTTTCTTTAATTTTCTGTCTCCATAAGCATGCTGAAGGCCTTTTTCAACTGAGTTCTTAGCGATGGTATAGACCTTGCTTCTTGCACCCCAGTAGCCTCTGGCCATACTTAGAATTTTTTTGCGTCTTCTATGTGAAGCAACTTTATTCTTAGAGCGTGGCATAATTTATCCTTATAACTTTATTGAATCATTATTTTGATACGTCTAGTATCAGCTTTCGATGCAACAACCGAATGTCTTAAGCTGCGTTTTCTTTTGCGGCTCTTAGAAGTCAGAATGTGGCTTTTAAAAGCTTTGTGTCTTTTGACCTTTCCGCCGGCAGTCAGTTTGAATGATTTAGCTGCGCCGCGGTTACTTTTCATCTTGGGCATATCGCTTATACCTGTTATATATTAGTTTTCTTTTTTGATTTCACTTTCAAAGGAACCAAAATAACGTTCATAGCCTTGCCTTCGAATTTCATTTCAAATTCAGGTTTGGCAACGTCTTCCATTTTCGCAATAAAATCTTTCAGCAGGTTTTCGCCGTGCACCGTATAGGCAAGTTCCCTGCCCTTAAAGATAACGGAAACCTTCACCTTATTGCCTTCCTCGATGAAGTTTCTTGCGTGGCGCACCTTAAATTCAAAATCGTGAGTATCGGTATTAGGATGAAGTCTTATTTCCTTTAATATCGACACCTGCTGATTTTTCTTCTGTGTCTTTTCTTTTTTCTGAATTTCGTAAACAAACTTGCCGTAATCGACAATTTTGCAAACCGGGGGATCTGCCTGCGGAGCAATCTCCACCAGATCGAGCCCTTTTTCCTGGGCCGCCCTCAGGGCATCCCTTCCTGATAAAATACCTAATTGACTGCCATCCGAGTCTATCAGACGGACCTTAGGGACCCTGATTTCCTCGTTTACGCGGTGTTTCAATGTTTTTTGAGAGATATTTGACCTCTTTGTTGTTATTGTTTTTTTGATAAAATTTCGTCAAGAATTTTAGCTCTGAATTCATCCAGTGCCATGCTGCCCAGGTCGCCTGTCTTATGTTTTCTTACAGAGACCATGTTTGACTGGGCTT comes from Ignavibacteria bacterium and encodes:
- the pheS gene encoding phenylalanine--tRNA ligase subunit alpha encodes the protein MDILQTIKETDNNFSQEIQKVQDLKTLEDLRVKYLSRKGLVSVLFDALKDVSREEKPAVGKSLNELRNSVTMKFEELKERLEQASGHDHALVDLSLPGRKIELGSRHILTQTLDEIKTIFKGLGFSVSEGPELESDYYNFEALNFPPDHPARDMQDTFFVNKSYLLRTHTSPVQVRVMTSQEPPVRVIMPGKVYRNEAISARSYCLFHQVEGLYVDTDVTFAELKGTLVSFARQFYGSDLKYRFRPSFFPFTEPSAEMDITCYICHGKGCRMCKGSGWLEILGCGMVDPNVFKAVGYDPEKYTGYAFGMGIERIAILKYDIPDIRMYFENDLRFLKQF
- the rplT gene encoding 50S ribosomal protein L20 translates to MPRSKNKVASHRRRKKILSMARGYWGARSKVYTIAKNSVEKGLQHAYGDRKLKKRTFRRLWIARINAAARLNGTTYSKLINGLNVKGININRKVLAAMAVENPGAFTEVVKICLS
- the rpmI gene encoding 50S ribosomal protein L35: MPKMKSNRGAAKSFKLTAGGKVKRHKAFKSHILTSKSRKRKRSLRHSVVASKADTRRIKIMIQ
- a CDS encoding translation initiation factor IF-3, with the translated sequence MKHRVNEEIRVPKVRLIDSDGSQLGILSGRDALRAAQEKGLDLVEIAPQADPPVCKIVDYGKFVYEIQKKEKTQKKNQQVSILKEIRLHPNTDTHDFEFKVRHARNFIEEGNKVKVSVIFKGRELAYTVHGENLLKDFIAKMEDVAKPEFEMKFEGKAMNVILVPLKVKSKKKTNI